In a genomic window of Shouchella clausii:
- a CDS encoding ABC transporter ATP-binding protein: protein MEKRERLLEVDNLHVHFRSSTHTVKAVNGVSFTLHRGETVGIVGESGSGKSVTATSLLRLLPSPPADYPKGEIRYNGEDLLKLPEKRMRSIRGNEISMIFQDPMTSLNPVFTVGDQIMEVIRLHNGLSKKEAKERAEEMLRLVGIPEPKKRLSMYPHEFSGGMRQRVMIAIALACNPKLLIADEPTTALDVTVQAQILTLMKELQQQFNTAIIMITHDLGVVWESCDKVIVMYAGSAVETASAKTLYDNPQHPYTWGLFDSQILSTVSQQERLHPIPGSPPDLRAEMKGCSFANRCPYAKAVCQEKKPELIETEEGHQVACHFQTKDKTLERKERVLA from the coding sequence ATGGAAAAACGAGAACGTTTATTGGAAGTAGACAATTTGCATGTTCATTTTCGGTCTTCCACCCATACAGTCAAAGCGGTAAATGGTGTTAGTTTTACGCTTCATCGCGGGGAAACAGTCGGCATTGTCGGCGAGTCGGGTTCTGGGAAAAGCGTCACGGCCACCTCGCTTTTACGGCTGTTGCCATCGCCACCCGCGGATTATCCAAAAGGTGAAATTCGTTACAACGGCGAAGATTTGCTCAAGTTGCCTGAAAAACGGATGCGCAGCATCCGCGGCAATGAGATTTCAATGATTTTCCAAGACCCGATGACGTCTTTAAACCCTGTATTTACGGTGGGCGATCAAATTATGGAAGTGATTCGCCTTCATAATGGGCTTAGCAAAAAAGAAGCAAAAGAACGGGCAGAGGAAATGTTGCGCCTTGTTGGCATTCCAGAGCCGAAAAAAAGGCTTTCGATGTATCCACATGAGTTTTCGGGGGGAATGCGCCAGCGTGTGATGATTGCGATTGCGCTAGCATGCAACCCGAAATTGCTTATTGCTGATGAGCCGACAACGGCTCTCGATGTAACGGTGCAAGCGCAAATTTTAACGTTGATGAAAGAGCTGCAGCAGCAATTTAATACCGCCATTATTATGATCACGCACGACTTAGGCGTTGTATGGGAAAGCTGCGACAAAGTGATTGTCATGTATGCTGGAAGCGCGGTGGAAACAGCGTCCGCTAAAACGCTTTATGACAATCCACAACACCCGTATACATGGGGATTGTTTGATTCGCAAATTTTGTCAACAGTCAGCCAACAAGAACGGCTTCACCCGATTCCTGGATCGCCTCCTGATTTACGTGCTGAAATGAAAGGTTGTTCATTTGCAAACCGTTGCCCTTATGCAAAAGCGGTGTGCCAAGAGAAAAAGCCGGAGCTTATCGAAACCGAGGAAGGGCACCAAGTCGCTTGTCATTTTCAGACAAAAGACAAAACGCTCGAACGGAAGGAGAGAGTGTTGGCATGA
- the xylA gene encoding xylose isomerase, whose product MSYFPAVNNISYEGAKSDNPFAFKFYNPDEVVNGKTMAEHLRFSIAYWHTFTEALSDPFGAGTAIRPWNAYTGMDLAKARVEAAFEFFEKINVPYFCFHDVDIAPEGSSLKETYANLDVIVAMIKDYMKDSNTKLLWNTANNFTHPRFVGGAASSNEADVFAYSAAKVKKGLEIGKELGAENYVFWGGREGYESLLNTDLKLEMDNLGRFFHMAVDYAKEIGFDGQFLIEPKPKEPTTHQYDFDVATGYAFLQHYGLQDSFKFNIEANHATLAGHTFEHELRYARIHHMLGSVDANQGDPLLGWDTDEFPTDLYSTTLAMYEILQNGGLGRGGLNFDAKVRRGSFEADDLFFAHIAGMDSFAIGLKVAQQLIDDRVLEQFVDSRYQSYKEGIGREIVLGNTDFHQLEAHALSLGEIKTRSGRVERIKAIINQYLLNAFA is encoded by the coding sequence ATGAGCTATTTTCCTGCTGTAAACAACATTTCCTATGAAGGCGCTAAGTCTGACAACCCGTTTGCATTTAAATTTTACAATCCTGATGAGGTCGTTAACGGAAAAACAATGGCCGAACATTTACGTTTTAGCATTGCCTACTGGCACACATTTACAGAAGCGTTGTCAGACCCGTTCGGCGCTGGGACGGCGATAAGGCCTTGGAATGCGTACACAGGGATGGACTTGGCAAAGGCGCGTGTTGAAGCAGCATTTGAGTTCTTCGAAAAAATCAATGTCCCATACTTTTGCTTCCACGATGTCGATATCGCCCCTGAAGGAAGTTCTTTGAAAGAAACGTATGCCAATTTAGATGTCATCGTCGCGATGATAAAGGACTATATGAAAGACAGCAACACAAAACTGCTTTGGAACACAGCGAATAATTTTACACATCCCCGGTTTGTAGGCGGTGCCGCGTCTTCCAATGAAGCTGATGTCTTCGCCTACTCCGCTGCAAAAGTAAAGAAAGGCTTGGAAATCGGCAAAGAGCTTGGCGCTGAAAATTATGTATTCTGGGGTGGCCGCGAAGGCTATGAGTCATTATTAAATACGGACTTAAAGCTTGAAATGGACAATCTCGGACGCTTTTTCCATATGGCAGTTGATTATGCAAAAGAAATTGGCTTTGATGGCCAGTTTTTAATTGAGCCTAAGCCAAAAGAACCGACAACACACCAATATGATTTTGACGTGGCTACAGGATATGCCTTTCTCCAGCATTATGGGCTCCAAGATTCATTTAAATTTAATATTGAAGCAAACCATGCAACCCTTGCAGGGCATACGTTTGAGCATGAGCTGCGTTATGCCCGTATTCATCATATGCTTGGTTCAGTGGATGCAAACCAAGGAGACCCTTTGCTTGGCTGGGATACAGATGAGTTTCCGACAGACCTTTATTCGACAACGCTAGCGATGTACGAAATTTTGCAAAACGGCGGGCTTGGCAGAGGCGGCTTGAACTTTGACGCGAAAGTACGGCGTGGTTCATTTGAAGCTGATGACTTGTTTTTCGCCCACATCGCAGGCATGGACAGTTTTGCAATCGGCTTGAAAGTTGCGCAGCAGCTTATAGATGACCGCGTCCTTGAGCAATTTGTCGACAGCCGTTATCAAAGTTATAAGGAAGGAATCGGCCGCGAGATTGTTTTAGGAAATACGGATTTTCACCAACTTGAAGCGCATGCGCTGTCACTTGGCGAAATCAAAA
- a CDS encoding ABC transporter substrate-binding protein, which yields MKKTALPFLLAASLLALGACGGGGSDTASEGDASNGAGANADGTLTIGLSANPKTFDPVDYSGQYESHIIRNVADTLVVYNEDLTEIVPSLATEWEAADDLMSYTFKLRDDVYFQPGDYQDGRKMTAEDVKYSLERSANESALNRLRMVEEVEVINDTEVKLILNAPNSALLAVLTDAGNVIVPKEEVEGHGDSFGSHLVGTGPFTLEQWQQDQMVKLERHENYWGETPNLAQLNFQIIPDPTMMTNSLRSGDIDIATDVKGQDRELIEQDGNLELLSVPGLATTYLDLNNVEGPTADPKVREAIYKGTNVQEMVDGVYQWGGAEVSYLPIPRQSWGYDEAQESLAPSYDPEAAKELLAEAGYPDGFDTEIYVAESRVPYATIFQNQMAEIGVNVTINTVEWGTYSDIVSKGQAPMSIGGWTWYPDPDFYLYQLFHSDQIGALGNGKGYKNEEVDALLTKATSETDDQEERAAIYQEALELIMADVPRIELDNTETAAGVSSRVHGFHVSPDGSIRIVTPYGTNVSVD from the coding sequence ATGAAAAAAACAGCACTTCCATTTCTTTTGGCGGCTTCGCTGTTGGCATTAGGTGCTTGTGGCGGAGGGGGAAGCGATACGGCTTCAGAAGGCGATGCTAGCAATGGCGCTGGTGCAAATGCCGATGGCACATTGACAATAGGTCTATCAGCGAACCCGAAAACGTTTGATCCAGTCGATTACTCTGGCCAATATGAAAGTCATATTATTCGTAACGTTGCTGACACGCTCGTCGTCTATAACGAAGATTTAACCGAAATCGTGCCTTCCTTGGCAACTGAATGGGAAGCAGCTGACGACTTGATGAGCTACACCTTTAAGTTGCGCGATGACGTTTACTTCCAACCTGGCGACTACCAAGACGGCCGGAAAATGACAGCGGAAGATGTAAAATATAGTTTGGAACGTTCAGCGAACGAATCGGCTTTAAACCGCCTCCGTATGGTAGAAGAAGTTGAAGTCATTAACGACACAGAAGTCAAGCTTATATTAAACGCACCAAACTCTGCCTTATTGGCTGTTTTAACCGATGCAGGCAATGTGATTGTTCCAAAAGAAGAAGTGGAAGGCCACGGGGATAGCTTTGGCTCACACTTGGTCGGAACAGGCCCTTTTACACTGGAACAATGGCAACAAGACCAAATGGTGAAGCTAGAACGCCATGAAAATTACTGGGGGGAGACACCTAATTTAGCCCAGTTAAACTTTCAAATCATTCCTGACCCGACTATGATGACAAATTCCTTGCGTTCAGGCGATATTGATATCGCCACTGATGTGAAAGGACAAGACCGGGAATTGATTGAACAAGACGGCAACTTAGAACTTTTATCAGTACCTGGGTTGGCAACTACGTACTTGGATTTAAACAACGTCGAAGGACCGACAGCCGACCCGAAAGTACGTGAGGCCATTTATAAAGGCACGAACGTGCAAGAAATGGTAGACGGCGTTTACCAATGGGGTGGAGCAGAAGTTTCCTATTTGCCAATCCCGCGCCAATCATGGGGCTACGATGAAGCGCAAGAAAGCTTAGCGCCTTCCTATGACCCAGAAGCAGCAAAAGAGCTTTTGGCCGAAGCAGGTTATCCTGATGGCTTTGATACCGAAATTTACGTGGCCGAAAGCCGCGTCCCATACGCGACGATCTTCCAAAACCAAATGGCAGAGATCGGCGTTAATGTAACGATCAATACAGTGGAATGGGGCACTTATTCCGACATCGTCTCTAAAGGCCAAGCACCAATGTCAATTGGCGGTTGGACCTGGTATCCTGACCCTGATTTCTATTTGTACCAGCTGTTCCATAGCGACCAAATTGGCGCGCTCGGAAACGGAAAAGGCTACAAAAATGAGGAAGTCGATGCGTTGCTCACAAAAGCGACATCGGAAACAGATGATCAAGAAGAACGTGCCGCTATTTACCAGGAAGCACTTGAACTCATTATGGCCGATGTCCCACGGATCGAACTCGATAATACGGAAACAGCGGCTGGCGTTTCCTCCCGCGTACATGGCTTTCACGTCAGCCCAGACGGTTCTATCCGCATCGTTACGCCTTACGGTACCAATGTCTCTGTTGACTAA
- a CDS encoding ABC transporter ATP-binding protein produces MTEPILKVEQVKKHFPIKKSLLKRETQTVKAVDGVSFDLFKGETLGVVGESGCGKSTLARLINQLIRPTEGTVHFHGKNLAGLSAAEVRKVRKHIQMVFQNPYASLDPRKTVGQLIMEPLVIHGVGTRDSQKKRLYELLETVGLNEGHAKRYPHEFSGGQRQRINIARALALHPDIIICDEPVSALDVSVQAQVINLLKDLQSEFQLTYVFISHDLNVVRYMCDRIAVMYLGKIVEMGTYEQIYHHPKHPYTKALLSAVPKESPFEQKQRTILSGDVPSPVNPPPGCPFHKRCPEAMPSCQEVVPTLIKQTNGQQVACHLMNDTEEEAICH; encoded by the coding sequence ATGACTGAACCGATATTGAAAGTCGAACAGGTAAAGAAGCATTTCCCAATCAAAAAATCGTTGTTGAAGCGGGAAACGCAAACGGTCAAAGCGGTCGACGGCGTTAGTTTTGACCTATTTAAAGGGGAGACGCTCGGTGTGGTTGGCGAATCTGGCTGCGGCAAATCAACGCTAGCTAGGTTGATCAATCAACTGATTCGGCCGACGGAGGGGACCGTTCACTTTCATGGTAAAAATTTAGCTGGCCTTTCAGCAGCTGAAGTTCGAAAAGTGCGTAAACATATCCAAATGGTGTTCCAAAACCCGTATGCCTCACTGGATCCACGTAAAACGGTTGGTCAACTAATCATGGAGCCACTTGTCATCCATGGCGTTGGCACGAGGGATAGCCAAAAAAAGCGGCTTTATGAGTTGCTTGAAACAGTCGGGCTGAATGAAGGACACGCCAAACGTTACCCACACGAATTTTCAGGCGGGCAACGACAACGAATCAATATTGCCCGGGCATTAGCACTCCATCCAGACATTATTATTTGCGATGAGCCGGTCTCTGCTTTGGATGTCTCTGTCCAAGCGCAAGTAATTAATTTGTTAAAGGATTTGCAAAGTGAGTTCCAATTGACATACGTATTTATTTCCCATGATTTGAATGTTGTCCGTTATATGTGTGACCGGATTGCTGTCATGTATTTAGGGAAAATCGTGGAAATGGGCACATATGAACAAATTTATCATCACCCGAAACATCCTTATACGAAAGCGCTGTTGTCAGCTGTACCGAAAGAAAGCCCATTTGAACAAAAACAGAGAACGATTTTATCAGGCGATGTGCCTAGCCCGGTCAATCCGCCGCCAGGATGCCCCTTCCACAAGCGTTGCCCAGAGGCGATGCCGTCTTGCCAGGAAGTGGTTCCTACGCTCATTAAACAAACGAATGGCCAGCAAGTCGCTTGCCATTTGATGAACGACACCGAGGAGGAAGCAATATGCCATTAA
- a CDS encoding ABC transporter permease, protein MIQFVGKRLLDLIPTLFVVSLVIFIITRLLPGDPASVMLGPQASVEDVEALRVELGLDQPFFQQLLHYFKDLLQLDFGTSAYYNEPVLSLIMDRFPNTLLLAVSALTIALLVGVPAGMIAAAKRNSVIDYLVTFGSLVGVSMPVFWLGVMFVLFFSVQLGWLPATGMGSLDNGMWDFFKYLLLPSVTLATIPMAEFARITRSSMLEVGAQDYIKTARAKGLKEFWVISKHAFKNALTPLLTVTGMQVSMLLGGAVLTETIYAWPGMGRMIVDAIDKRDFIVVQGSVLFIALIFVLVNLVVDLLYKVVNPRVDLNGSKGGTS, encoded by the coding sequence ATGATTCAATTTGTCGGCAAACGGTTGTTGGATTTAATTCCAACTTTATTCGTCGTTTCATTGGTTATTTTTATCATTACCCGACTCTTGCCTGGGGATCCGGCAAGCGTCATGCTTGGTCCACAAGCAAGTGTAGAAGACGTGGAAGCATTAAGGGTCGAACTGGGGCTAGACCAGCCGTTTTTTCAGCAGCTTCTCCACTATTTCAAAGATTTGCTCCAGCTTGATTTTGGCACATCGGCTTATTATAACGAACCAGTCTTGTCTTTAATCATGGACCGTTTTCCGAACACATTGCTGCTCGCCGTCTCCGCTCTGACAATTGCTTTGTTAGTTGGTGTGCCGGCTGGAATGATAGCCGCAGCAAAACGAAATTCTGTCATTGATTATCTTGTCACATTCGGTTCCCTTGTCGGTGTATCGATGCCTGTTTTTTGGCTTGGCGTGATGTTTGTGCTTTTTTTCAGCGTCCAGCTCGGCTGGTTGCCAGCAACAGGGATGGGGTCGCTTGACAACGGCATGTGGGATTTCTTCAAATACTTGCTTCTCCCTAGTGTGACACTCGCGACGATACCAATGGCTGAGTTTGCCCGCATTACCCGGTCCAGCATGCTTGAAGTAGGGGCGCAGGACTATATTAAAACGGCGCGGGCAAAAGGTTTAAAAGAATTTTGGGTCATCAGCAAACATGCGTTTAAAAATGCGTTGACGCCTTTGTTGACTGTAACGGGGATGCAAGTGTCAATGTTATTAGGTGGCGCGGTGTTGACAGAGACGATTTATGCGTGGCCAGGAATGGGGCGAATGATCGTTGATGCGATCGACAAACGTGATTTTATTGTCGTTCAAGGGTCTGTTTTGTTTATTGCCCTCATTTTCGTATTGGTGAATTTAGTCGTTGATTTATTGTACAAAGTCGTTAACCCGAGGGTCGACTTAAATGGCTCAAAAGGAGGAACGTCCTAA
- a CDS encoding DUF1177 domain-containing protein: MPLNHVLRLYTIMDDPRVSGEKVAAYLKEVSPHADVDISRVDGEKGSTDFVKVHVRGRNGRSAGGSAPTMGIIGRLGGIGARPERTGFVSDGDGALAAMSAAAKLLDMQERGDFLEGDVILTTHICANAPTQPHDPVPFMGSPVDILTMNHYEVDPAMEAILSIDTTKGNQITNHKGIAVTPTVKEGYVLRVSEDLLFLYSQSTGILPVTLPITTQDITPYGNGVYHINSILQPAVATQSPVVGVAITAQAAVAGCATGATHLEDVEQAARFSIETAKAYGEGNCQFYNEEEFGLLEKLYGKMTHLQTLGKEAAVK; encoded by the coding sequence ATGCCATTAAATCATGTTTTGCGTTTGTATACCATTATGGACGACCCGCGTGTATCAGGAGAGAAGGTCGCTGCTTATTTAAAGGAGGTTTCGCCTCATGCAGATGTCGACATTTCACGCGTCGATGGGGAAAAGGGCTCAACAGACTTTGTTAAAGTCCATGTTCGTGGAAGGAACGGTCGCTCAGCAGGAGGTTCAGCGCCAACCATGGGTATCATTGGAAGGCTTGGCGGAATTGGAGCCCGTCCAGAACGGACAGGCTTTGTCTCCGATGGGGACGGCGCTCTTGCAGCGATGTCAGCAGCGGCGAAGCTTCTAGACATGCAAGAGAGAGGCGACTTTTTGGAAGGGGACGTTATCTTGACCACGCATATTTGCGCCAATGCGCCAACACAACCCCATGATCCAGTTCCGTTTATGGGTTCGCCAGTGGATATCTTGACTATGAATCACTATGAAGTCGATCCAGCGATGGAAGCGATTTTGTCAATTGACACGACGAAAGGAAACCAAATTACAAACCATAAAGGCATTGCGGTAACGCCGACTGTAAAAGAAGGGTACGTGTTACGGGTAAGCGAAGATTTGCTGTTTCTATATAGTCAGTCAACGGGAATATTGCCTGTTACGTTGCCAATTACAACTCAAGATATTACGCCTTATGGAAACGGGGTTTACCATATCAACAGCATTTTGCAGCCGGCTGTCGCTACTCAAAGCCCCGTTGTTGGCGTTGCAATCACAGCGCAAGCCGCCGTTGCTGGCTGTGCCACTGGAGCGACCCATTTGGAAGATGTCGAACAAGCAGCCCGTTTTTCGATTGAAACGGCGAAAGCGTATGGCGAAGGAAACTGCCAGTTTTATAATGAAGAAGAATTTGGCTTGTTAGAAAAACTGTACGGCAAAATGACGCATTTGCAAACGCTCGGGAAGGAGGCTGCTGTAAAATGA
- a CDS encoding ABC transporter permease translates to MEQPPVIEQQHVSFEKRNKFRFFRKLLKNKLAAIGMAIIVMMVILAVFAPLIATHSPNAMDAANSLKPAGSGGHLLGTDNYGRDLFSRIVYGSRISLIVGLGSIVLGALVGTFLGLIAGFYGGKLDSIIMRTMDGLFAFPFILLAISLMAVLGQGLVNVIIAIGIASVPGFARIIRGQVLSVKEEEFIEVTRSLGAKNGRIMFSHILPNCLAPLIVYGTMSIAGAVISEAALSFLGLGVQPPTPSWGSILKDGTSYLVLSPHMALFSGLAILVTVLGFNLFGDGLRDALDPKMKV, encoded by the coding sequence ATGGAACAGCCGCCTGTCATCGAACAACAACATGTTTCATTTGAAAAAAGAAACAAATTCCGATTTTTTCGCAAACTTCTTAAAAACAAACTGGCTGCAATAGGGATGGCGATTATTGTCATGATGGTCATTCTTGCCGTGTTTGCTCCTTTGATCGCAACTCATTCTCCAAATGCGATGGATGCAGCCAATTCGCTTAAACCAGCAGGGTCAGGCGGCCATTTGCTTGGGACCGACAATTATGGCCGCGACTTGTTTTCGCGCATCGTCTATGGCTCACGCATTTCCCTCATTGTTGGCTTAGGTTCCATTGTCCTTGGAGCACTTGTCGGTACATTCCTTGGCTTAATTGCTGGTTTTTATGGAGGAAAACTTGACTCAATCATTATGAGGACAATGGACGGCCTATTTGCATTTCCGTTTATTTTACTAGCGATTTCACTTATGGCCGTCCTCGGTCAAGGGCTTGTCAATGTCATCATCGCAATTGGCATTGCCAGTGTTCCGGGATTTGCCCGGATTATCCGCGGCCAAGTCCTATCTGTAAAAGAAGAAGAATTTATTGAAGTGACACGCTCTCTTGGCGCTAAAAATGGCCGAATTATGTTTTCGCATATTTTGCCAAACTGCCTTGCCCCTTTAATTGTATATGGAACAATGAGCATTGCTGGCGCCGTTATCTCTGAAGCTGCGCTTAGCTTTCTCGGTTTAGGCGTGCAGCCGCCTACGCCATCTTGGGGCAGCATTTTGAAAGATGGCACAAGCTATCTGGTGTTGTCACCTCACATGGCATTGTTTTCAGGATTAGCGATTTTAGTGACTGTACTCGGGTTTAACTTGTTCGGCGATGGGCTTCGTGATGCCCTAGACCCAAAAATGAAAGTATAG
- a CDS encoding M20 family metallopeptidase, whose protein sequence is MNVKDELIVAVEENKQELIDLVCSLIQINTENPPGDTTEISRFIADYLGKDGIDVNWHQSNEQMYNLIASIGEEGGKELIYCGHTDVVPAGDRDKWSFDPFSGIVEDGWILGRGASDMKAGLGGVLFATALLKRMGVKLPGKLTLAIVPDEETGGEYGVPWLLERGLIKGDGCLIAEPSSRLHPTIGQKGSCWFKLDVYGEAGHGSLSPLAGRNAITDAIKAIAAIRTVFDIDVDIPEEVKPLLAVSRKYMEEVEVEREPYKEILEKISVNIGTIHGGTKSNVIPDTCTVEVDCRLPFGITQKEVYAYIEARLDELGIDYAITPFGFRSNANHTPATDPVCTAIINNISYVTKEEAYGVMQWASSDARHFRDHHIPVLQYGPAYLPSIHNFDEKVKVEDVVLCAKVYVAAVIDFLQQ, encoded by the coding sequence ATGAATGTAAAAGACGAACTAATTGTTGCCGTAGAAGAAAATAAGCAAGAGCTCATCGACTTGGTCTGTTCTCTTATTCAGATCAATACCGAAAACCCCCCTGGCGATACAACTGAAATAAGCCGCTTCATTGCCGATTATTTAGGCAAAGATGGGATCGATGTCAATTGGCACCAATCGAATGAACAGATGTACAATTTGATTGCAAGCATTGGCGAGGAAGGGGGAAAAGAGCTAATTTATTGCGGCCATACGGACGTTGTTCCTGCTGGGGACCGGGATAAGTGGTCGTTCGATCCCTTTTCAGGCATTGTCGAAGATGGTTGGATACTAGGACGCGGCGCTAGCGATATGAAAGCGGGCCTTGGCGGCGTGCTATTTGCGACTGCTTTGCTTAAGCGAATGGGAGTGAAACTGCCTGGGAAGCTCACGCTTGCAATCGTCCCTGACGAGGAAACAGGCGGAGAGTACGGAGTTCCTTGGCTCCTAGAAAGGGGCTTAATTAAGGGAGACGGTTGCTTAATTGCGGAGCCTTCTTCTCGCTTGCATCCGACAATTGGCCAGAAAGGTTCTTGCTGGTTTAAACTGGATGTTTACGGAGAAGCGGGCCATGGAAGCTTGTCCCCTCTTGCCGGCCGAAATGCGATCACTGATGCAATCAAGGCAATTGCGGCAATCCGTACCGTTTTTGACATCGACGTCGATATCCCTGAGGAAGTAAAACCGCTTCTGGCTGTTTCCCGCAAATATATGGAAGAAGTCGAAGTCGAACGAGAACCATACAAAGAAATTCTCGAAAAAATAAGCGTCAATATTGGCACGATCCATGGTGGGACGAAATCCAATGTCATTCCTGATACCTGTACAGTCGAAGTTGACTGCCGCCTGCCGTTTGGGATTACGCAAAAGGAAGTGTATGCGTACATTGAAGCGCGCCTTGATGAGCTAGGGATTGATTATGCAATTACGCCATTCGGATTTCGCAGCAATGCCAACCATACGCCTGCAACCGATCCAGTTTGCACAGCCATTATCAATAATATTTCCTATGTAACGAAAGAAGAAGCGTACGGCGTGATGCAATGGGCAAGCAGCGATGCTCGCCACTTCCGTGACCACCACATTCCAGTTCTCCAATACGGACCTGCATACTTGCCAAGCATCCATAATTTTGACGAAAAAGTAAAAGTGGAAGACGTTGTCCTTTGTGCAAAAGTGTATGTAGCTGCTGTGATTGATTTTTTGCAACAGTAA
- a CDS encoding IclR family transcriptional regulator: MLKTVHQALEILKMFTKEKPVWGGRELSNATGINHTKIYRILETLEAQNFLTKDTETKKYSLGFAVWELGSIMYDQLNVKELIRPSLARLTEKTGESTFLTILDGKEALTLEVVEPANKVKFSVSAGSRAPLYVGASYRSILAYMPDEAIEEVIAGGLKAYTDRTMTSEIELRNELATIRKRGFAISHGEYTEDVIALAMPLFHEGRIVGSITISGPAYRFNEERFDSCLPLLREAITDISEKMERYQIVLK, encoded by the coding sequence GTGTTAAAAACTGTACATCAAGCATTGGAGATTTTAAAAATGTTTACGAAAGAAAAGCCTGTTTGGGGAGGCAGGGAGCTGTCCAACGCTACGGGGATCAATCATACGAAAATTTATCGGATACTTGAAACACTGGAAGCCCAAAACTTTCTAACGAAAGATACAGAGACAAAGAAATATAGCCTCGGGTTTGCCGTGTGGGAGCTAGGTTCGATTATGTACGACCAGTTAAATGTAAAAGAATTGATCCGCCCAAGCCTTGCCCGTTTAACGGAAAAAACAGGCGAGTCCACGTTTCTAACAATTCTGGACGGCAAAGAAGCGCTTACGCTTGAAGTGGTTGAGCCAGCCAATAAAGTGAAGTTTTCCGTTTCTGCTGGCAGCCGTGCTCCCTTATATGTAGGCGCGTCTTACCGCAGCATCTTGGCGTATATGCCTGACGAGGCAATTGAGGAAGTGATTGCGGGAGGTTTGAAAGCCTATACAGACAGGACGATGACAAGTGAAATTGAATTGCGTAATGAGCTGGCAACCATTCGCAAACGCGGGTTTGCTATTAGCCATGGCGAATATACGGAAGATGTCATTGCCTTGGCGATGCCGCTTTTCCATGAAGGGCGGATCGTTGGTTCCATTACTATATCCGGCCCAGCCTATCGCTTTAATGAGGAGCGTTTTGACTCCTGCTTGCCGCTATTACGGGAAGCGATTACAGACATTAGCGAAAAAATGGAACGGTACCAAATTGTGCTGAAATGA
- a CDS encoding amidohydrolase family protein, giving the protein MYTAIRSTRVYDSDLAAYQAKTILLQGTSIEALLPYHASLPDHCVVIDVGDHYVLPGFIDGFSQIGAKEIGIRWEGEDGAETTQSDDLAPYRIIDSIYPFDAAFKEALANGVTVSHVASGPGSVIGAQTAIVKHDGVTVDEMAIKPSFGHAFSLGDIPKRTFKQQTNKPLTRMGIAASLRRYFDKHGAPANVFIRAYRGTDIDTALRLQEEYAFTLTLVHGTGATENQLNELKQRGASLFAGPMFQARERHEQQTLCPSFHKEVVLSGIPHAIISDHPTTSVRNLKLEAALAVREGLDEKHALNALTLTTAQCLGISDRTGSITAGKQADIAIWNGDPLSLTSSVTHTFVSGKLCYEKESEQR; this is encoded by the coding sequence ATGTATACAGCTATTCGTTCTACCCGCGTCTACGATTCCGATTTAGCTGCGTATCAAGCGAAAACGATTCTGCTTCAAGGCACGTCCATTGAGGCATTGCTTCCCTATCACGCATCGCTTCCTGATCACTGCGTTGTTATCGATGTAGGCGATCACTATGTTCTACCAGGATTTATAGATGGATTTAGCCAAATTGGCGCAAAAGAAATCGGTATTCGCTGGGAAGGCGAGGATGGGGCAGAAACCACGCAAAGCGACGATTTGGCTCCTTATCGAATCATCGACAGCATTTATCCTTTCGACGCTGCATTTAAAGAAGCGCTTGCCAATGGTGTAACGGTCTCCCACGTCGCTTCCGGACCAGGGAGCGTGATCGGCGCACAAACCGCGATCGTAAAGCATGACGGAGTAACTGTTGATGAGATGGCGATTAAGCCTTCATTTGGCCATGCTTTTTCACTTGGTGACATTCCTAAACGTACCTTTAAACAACAGACAAATAAACCATTAACGAGAATGGGCATTGCCGCTTCCTTGCGCCGTTACTTTGACAAACACGGCGCGCCAGCAAACGTATTTATCCGCGCTTACCGCGGAACTGACATTGACACAGCGTTGCGCCTCCAAGAGGAATATGCATTTACATTGACGCTTGTTCATGGTACAGGCGCCACTGAAAATCAACTGAACGAGTTAAAACAACGGGGGGCATCTCTATTTGCAGGGCCGATGTTCCAAGCGCGGGAGCGTCACGAACAACAAACATTGTGCCCTTCCTTTCATAAAGAAGTTGTTTTATCAGGCATCCCCCATGCGATCATTTCAGACCATCCTACCACTTCTGTGCGTAACTTAAAGTTAGAAGCCGCGCTGGCCGTACGTGAAGGTTTAGACGAAAAACACGCATTAAACGCCCTTACACTTACCACTGCCCAATGCTTAGGGATCTCTGACAGAACTGGATCGATTACAGCAGGAAAGCAAGCTGACATTGCCATTTGGAATGGCGATCCTTTATCGTTAACAAGCTCCGTTACCCACACGTTTGTAAGTGGCAAACTCTGTTATGAAAAGGAGAGTGAACAGCGATGA